From Chryseobacterium joostei, the proteins below share one genomic window:
- a CDS encoding glycosyltransferase family 4 protein, which translates to MKNFELFLSGSGIPIFYIKVGLGFVFSFLITFFSIPTIVKISRRKNLMDEPGVRSSHLRKIPNLGGIAIFYSIGICASIFAYELFDLYKFLFASLIILLYIGVMDDIVVMRAYKKLVAQILVSSLVVIGSDIRIRSLFGIFGVYELSYLVSVLFSIITFIILINAFNLIDGIDGLAGGYSVICSALFGISYYRLGEYNYPLVVLSVVIIGTVLAFLYYNLSNYRTNKVFMGDTGSMLLGFLLAFTSICFIDIFIDKKLIDVPRYHLQSAPVVAVAILILPIVDTLNVIFVRLYNKKSPFDADKNHIHHKLLKLDLTHRRSTFYIIVYYLMIVAVAYYLRHINVNLLLLIVVSLGFLGAYLPDLIYRLRNNKN; encoded by the coding sequence ATGAAAAATTTTGAATTGTTCTTAAGCGGATCGGGGATACCTATTTTCTATATAAAAGTAGGATTAGGTTTCGTGTTCTCCTTTTTAATTACTTTTTTCTCCATACCTACTATTGTAAAGATCTCCAGAAGAAAAAATCTTATGGATGAACCGGGAGTTAGAAGTTCACATCTCAGAAAAATTCCTAACCTAGGTGGTATTGCCATATTTTATTCCATTGGGATATGTGCCTCTATTTTTGCCTACGAGCTATTTGACCTCTATAAATTTCTGTTTGCATCACTCATCATACTCCTTTATATAGGTGTAATGGATGATATTGTGGTCATGAGGGCCTATAAAAAACTTGTGGCGCAGATTCTTGTGTCCTCATTGGTCGTAATTGGTTCAGATATTAGGATCAGAAGCTTATTTGGAATCTTCGGGGTGTATGAACTTAGCTATCTTGTGAGTGTTCTATTCAGTATTATTACTTTCATTATTCTGATTAATGCATTCAACCTTATTGATGGGATTGATGGGCTTGCAGGAGGTTATTCTGTGATCTGCAGTGCATTGTTTGGAATAAGCTATTACAGGTTGGGAGAATATAACTATCCGTTGGTTGTTCTGTCTGTAGTTATCATTGGAACTGTTTTGGCATTTTTATATTACAATCTTTCTAATTATAGAACCAATAAGGTGTTCATGGGAGATACAGGTTCCATGCTATTGGGCTTTCTCTTAGCTTTTACTTCCATTTGCTTTATTGATATTTTTATTGATAAAAAGCTTATTGACGTACCAAGATATCACTTGCAGTCGGCTCCGGTTGTGGCTGTGGCAATTCTTATTTTGCCTATTGTAGATACTTTGAATGTGATTTTTGTAAGACTTTACAATAAAAAATCTCCCTTTGATGCCGATAAGAACCATATTCATCATAAGCTGCTAAAACTTGATCTTACTCACAGAAGATCTACATTCTATATTATTGTTTATTACTTAATGATTGTAGCGGTAGCCTATTATTTGAGACATATTAACGTGAACCTATTATTGCTGATTGTTGTTTCATTAGGTTTTTTGGGGGCTTATTTGCCGGATTTGATATATCGATTAAGAAATAACAAAAATTAA
- a CDS encoding glycosyltransferase family 2 protein, with translation MTNVPSRISIIVPVYNVENYLTKCLDSLVNQSYRNIEVLVVDDGSKDKSAEIIKSFALKYPEKIKAFTKENGGLSDARNFGIERATGDYIGFVDSDDYVTETMFEEMLLLAEKHQAKMVICNIQKVNENGQVTQKLTQLPNMQEKINLEDHFSVFSDISYFACNKLFRKELFEHKRFKKGVHFEDIQLIPQLLLECEIIAQTQSFHYQYLERTDSITKTHTEKGLDILKAVQDVENEFKGSRYSNKKIELKNFQIFEGVYSFLAYLAFVKNEEMFYKMSDKLTVFMKERQIKIQDILRYSRFGKNYLLSLPVKKKIFYLLFFAGQKKLIRKLI, from the coding sequence ATGACGAACGTTCCCTCAAGAATTTCCATTATTGTTCCCGTTTATAATGTCGAAAACTATTTGACAAAATGCCTTGACTCCTTAGTGAATCAAAGCTACCGAAACATTGAGGTTCTTGTAGTGGATGATGGAAGTAAAGACAAATCTGCGGAAATTATCAAGAGTTTTGCCCTGAAATATCCGGAGAAAATAAAGGCTTTTACCAAGGAAAACGGAGGATTAAGTGATGCACGGAACTTTGGTATTGAGCGGGCAACAGGAGATTATATTGGTTTTGTAGATAGCGATGACTATGTAACGGAAACAATGTTTGAAGAAATGTTGCTGCTGGCAGAAAAACATCAGGCAAAAATGGTGATCTGCAATATTCAGAAAGTAAATGAAAATGGACAGGTAACCCAAAAGCTGACTCAGCTGCCCAATATGCAGGAAAAAATTAATCTTGAAGATCATTTTTCTGTTTTTTCGGATATCAGTTATTTTGCTTGTAATAAATTGTTTAGAAAAGAACTTTTTGAGCATAAAAGATTTAAGAAAGGAGTTCATTTTGAGGATATTCAACTCATTCCACAGCTTTTATTGGAATGTGAGATCATTGCACAGACTCAGAGTTTTCATTACCAATACCTTGAGCGTACCGATTCTATTACAAAGACGCATACAGAAAAGGGGCTTGACATATTGAAAGCGGTGCAGGATGTAGAAAATGAGTTCAAGGGATCCAGATATTCCAATAAAAAAATAGAATTGAAGAACTTTCAGATCTTTGAGGGAGTTTATTCTTTTCTGGCATATCTGGCGTTTGTGAAGAATGAAGAGATGTTTTACAAAATGTCTGATAAACTGACTGTTTTTATGAAAGAAAGACAAATAAAAATTCAAGATATATTAAGGTATAGTCGTTTTGGTAAGAATTATCTTTTATCTTTGCCGGTGAAAAAAAAGATTTTTTATCTGTTATTTTTTGCCGGACAGAAAAAGTTGATAAGAAAATTGATATAA
- a CDS encoding formimidoylglutamase — protein sequence MDFEDFIISPRNFKTESWQIGSRITKDIKEDSIVLLFVSDYRGAGGDAEVQDYTAVRKEFYKLAQLDFEIPIVDLGDLVSGKSVQDTHYILQEVLSACHYKRALPVIIGGSNDFAFSLFSAINFHQKSLNYTQVSNIISLKQGEEINEHTFLSKIFGAKTFSIKNYHHLGYQKHLNEMDSVKLIKEVEFDIIRLAEMMNSTEKTEPFFRKADLVTVNCDAIESFSEPFSVNPQVNGLNRREVCAYMKEIGLSENLKSVGIFNYNIYSENQLNHQLLAQMLWYLIEGINIQRSHPKERHYELFYVLIDDRQFAFKRDTFSNLWYFGDDENIENCIPCSRKDFDEAKKGWLNARLMKF from the coding sequence ATGGATTTTGAAGACTTTATCATTTCACCAAGAAATTTCAAAACAGAAAGCTGGCAGATTGGAAGTCGGATCACAAAGGATATAAAAGAAGACAGTATCGTTCTTTTATTTGTGTCAGATTACAGAGGAGCAGGCGGAGATGCAGAAGTACAAGATTATACAGCAGTTAGAAAGGAATTTTATAAGCTTGCACAGTTGGATTTTGAAATTCCGATTGTAGACCTTGGCGATTTGGTTTCCGGGAAGTCTGTTCAGGATACCCACTATATTTTGCAGGAAGTTTTATCTGCATGCCATTATAAAAGAGCACTTCCGGTAATTATCGGTGGTTCTAATGACTTTGCTTTTTCATTGTTTTCTGCAATAAATTTCCATCAAAAAAGTCTCAATTATACCCAAGTCAGCAATATTATTTCTCTTAAACAAGGGGAAGAAATTAATGAACACACTTTTTTAAGCAAGATTTTTGGGGCCAAGACTTTTTCTATTAAAAACTATCACCATTTAGGGTATCAGAAACATTTAAATGAGATGGATTCTGTAAAGCTGATTAAGGAAGTGGAGTTTGATATCATCCGTTTGGCTGAAATGATGAATTCTACAGAAAAAACAGAGCCTTTCTTCAGAAAAGCAGATCTGGTTACGGTAAACTGTGATGCGATAGAAAGCTTCAGTGAACCTTTTTCAGTAAATCCGCAGGTTAATGGGCTTAATAGGAGAGAAGTTTGTGCCTATATGAAAGAAATAGGGCTAAGCGAAAACCTGAAATCTGTAGGCATTTTTAATTATAATATTTACTCAGAGAATCAGCTGAATCATCAGCTATTAGCCCAAATGCTCTGGTATCTCATTGAGGGAATCAACATTCAGAGATCTCACCCTAAGGAAAGACACTATGAATTGTTCTATGTTTTAATAGATGACAGACAATTTGCTTTTAAGCGCGATACTTTCAGTAATTTGTGGTATTTTGGCGATGATGAAAATATAGAAAATTGCATTCCATGCTCAAGAAAAGATTTTGATGAAGCCAAAAAAGGCTGGCTGAATGCAAGACTGATGAAATTTTAA
- the topA gene encoding type I DNA topoisomerase, with the protein MSKNLVIVESPAKAKTIQKYLGKDFEVKSSFGHIRDLPKKGMGIDLATFSPDYEVSADKKKLVTELKAAVKKAEMVWLASDEDREGEAIAWHLADELKLKPENRKRIVFHEITKNAILKAIENPRDIDQNLVNAQQARRVLDRIVGFEMSPVLWKKVKPGLSAGRVQSVAVRLIVEREKEIREFTPKASFKLDGIFLNNNEQEIAAKLKKDFEKEEQAEKFLEQAKTTEFKVLNVETKPGTRSASAPFTTSTLQQEASSRLGYNVTNTMRLAQRLYEEGFITYMRTDSVNLSQEAIEGAKKQIISEYGAEYSSPRNYTTKSASAQEAHEAIRPTDFGVKSIGDAQLNKLYQLIYRRTLASQMSNAKIEKTVIEIGNASLPHHFEAQGEVIIFDGFLKAYGIVKTEDEDEENNEKLLPKVKVGEVLSYKTITATEKFTRPSARYTEAGLVRKLEELGIGRPSTYAPTIQTIQNREYVDKREIEPQTRQVIKMSLVKDSIKKVVLDEKFGGDKNKFIPTDIGEVVNDFLTDNFKEILDYGFTARVEEGFDEIANGDQKWKEMMTDFYSKFHPRIEDVEENADRATGDRLLGVDPKTGKNVHARIGRFGAMIQIGETDDEEKPIFASLMSGQNIATITFEEAIELFKLPFDLNEFEGHPVSVGVGRFGPYVKWGETFISIPKGEDPLSINQNRAEEIINEKKKADAPIATYKGDPVTKGTGRFGPFIKYKDLFINVPKKYNFDNLSQSDINELIDAKLEKEANRYIQQWEKEKISIENGRWGPFIKFGKAMFKIPKKSDDTKYDGEELKDISLDEVKKWITDQDKNAFAEKKKPAAKKATTAKKTTAAKKPAAKKK; encoded by the coding sequence ATGTCGAAAAATTTAGTAATCGTAGAGTCCCCGGCAAAAGCAAAAACTATTCAGAAATATCTAGGTAAGGATTTCGAAGTAAAATCCAGTTTCGGTCACATCCGAGATCTGCCTAAAAAGGGTATGGGAATAGACCTTGCCACCTTTAGTCCTGATTACGAAGTTTCAGCAGACAAGAAGAAATTGGTGACAGAATTAAAGGCTGCAGTAAAGAAAGCAGAAATGGTATGGCTGGCTTCCGATGAAGACCGCGAGGGAGAAGCTATTGCATGGCACTTAGCGGATGAATTGAAATTGAAGCCTGAAAACAGAAAAAGAATTGTTTTCCACGAGATTACTAAAAATGCCATTCTAAAAGCAATTGAAAACCCTAGGGATATTGATCAAAACTTGGTAAATGCCCAGCAGGCAAGAAGAGTACTGGACAGAATTGTAGGTTTTGAAATGTCTCCGGTTTTATGGAAAAAAGTAAAACCAGGACTTTCAGCAGGAAGAGTACAATCCGTAGCCGTAAGATTAATTGTTGAAAGAGAAAAAGAAATCCGTGAATTTACCCCAAAGGCAAGCTTTAAGCTAGACGGAATCTTCTTAAACAATAATGAGCAGGAAATTGCTGCAAAGCTTAAAAAAGACTTTGAGAAAGAGGAACAAGCAGAAAAATTCCTCGAGCAGGCAAAAACTACAGAATTTAAAGTTCTCAATGTTGAAACAAAACCTGGAACTCGCTCAGCATCTGCCCCCTTTACTACTTCTACACTACAGCAGGAAGCTTCATCAAGATTAGGGTATAATGTGACCAATACCATGCGTCTGGCACAAAGACTATACGAAGAAGGGTTCATTACCTATATGAGAACAGACTCCGTAAACCTTTCTCAGGAAGCAATTGAAGGAGCAAAAAAACAGATTATTTCAGAATATGGAGCAGAGTATTCTTCTCCAAGAAACTATACTACAAAATCTGCATCAGCACAAGAAGCTCACGAAGCAATTCGTCCTACAGACTTCGGTGTGAAAAGCATAGGAGATGCTCAGTTGAATAAGCTGTACCAATTGATCTACAGAAGAACATTGGCATCCCAAATGTCCAATGCGAAGATTGAAAAAACAGTAATTGAGATTGGAAACGCTTCATTGCCACATCACTTCGAAGCACAAGGAGAAGTGATCATCTTTGATGGTTTCCTAAAGGCTTACGGTATTGTAAAAACCGAAGATGAAGATGAAGAAAACAATGAAAAACTATTACCAAAGGTAAAAGTTGGAGAAGTATTAAGCTATAAAACCATCACTGCTACTGAAAAATTCACAAGACCAAGTGCAAGATATACTGAAGCCGGATTGGTTAGAAAATTAGAAGAGCTAGGGATTGGTAGACCATCTACCTACGCACCAACAATTCAGACCATTCAGAACAGAGAATATGTGGACAAGCGTGAAATTGAGCCACAAACTCGTCAGGTGATCAAAATGTCTTTAGTAAAAGACAGTATCAAAAAAGTAGTTCTTGATGAAAAGTTTGGAGGCGATAAAAATAAATTTATTCCTACAGATATAGGAGAAGTTGTAAATGACTTCCTTACCGATAACTTTAAGGAAATCCTGGACTACGGCTTTACCGCAAGAGTAGAAGAAGGTTTCGATGAGATTGCAAACGGAGATCAGAAATGGAAGGAAATGATGACAGACTTCTATTCAAAATTCCACCCAAGAATTGAAGATGTAGAAGAAAATGCAGACCGTGCAACAGGAGACAGACTTTTAGGAGTTGATCCAAAAACAGGGAAAAATGTTCACGCCAGAATCGGAAGATTTGGAGCTATGATTCAGATTGGAGAAACAGATGATGAAGAAAAGCCAATCTTTGCTTCATTAATGTCCGGTCAGAATATTGCAACCATTACTTTTGAAGAAGCGATAGAACTGTTTAAGCTGCCTTTTGATCTGAATGAATTTGAAGGACATCCGGTTTCTGTTGGAGTTGGAAGATTCGGACCTTATGTGAAATGGGGAGAAACCTTCATTAGTATTCCCAAAGGTGAAGATCCGCTTTCAATCAATCAAAACCGTGCAGAAGAAATCATTAACGAGAAGAAAAAGGCAGATGCACCCATTGCAACTTATAAAGGAGATCCTGTAACCAAAGGAACAGGTAGATTCGGACCATTTATCAAATACAAGGATCTTTTCATAAACGTTCCGAAGAAATATAACTTTGATAATCTTTCTCAGAGTGACATCAACGAATTGATTGATGCCAAGCTGGAAAAAGAAGCCAACAGATACATCCAGCAATGGGAAAAAGAAAAAATTTCCATTGAAAACGGAAGATGGGGACCTTTCATCAAGTTTGGAAAAGCAATGTTTAAAATTCCAAAGAAAAGTGATGATACCAAATATGATGGAGAAGAATTGAAAGATATTTCTCTTGATGAAGTTAAAAAGTGGATCACTGATCAGGATAAAAATGCCTTTGCGGAAAAGAAAAAACCAGCTGCAAAAAAAGCAACCACTGCCAAGAAAACTACAGCTGCTAAAAAACCAGCTGCAAAAAAGAAATAA
- a CDS encoding EpsG family protein has translation MDILPLYFLVIFIILLFLAFKEYSGEYIDPRILYTICFIQIILIGFRKDVGPDYGSYKGIFSYSYIYDYSTIFLSNIPFSNSPKLGIEWLYILMNKVVLDLGLPFYVVTLLVAIISLTLVYKFLIKNSDYPTLLLLLGFIPGMLISTGGQMRQSVAGGIMFYSFIFIKERKLFKYFICVFLAAGFHTSAWATLPLYWLVRIPMNKFLIFFLVLGSMILSPFRIYEQLGVFLNFIAGGSSISDGVNGYMDEQYARINGGFGIPEVLMALYTCFILYFNDELEEKSPYYEYYRNVTIIGICAFFILRENPILSSRLVGVFMGFVMLLMGNALSVVSKMERRFIFSGLIFIIFFNFCVFSVFNAKKANYSIDTYYNFILP, from the coding sequence ATGGACATATTACCACTATATTTTTTAGTTATTTTCATTATTTTATTATTTCTTGCTTTCAAAGAATATTCTGGTGAATATATAGATCCTCGAATATTATATACAATTTGTTTTATTCAGATTATTTTGATTGGATTTCGAAAGGATGTTGGACCAGATTATGGATCTTATAAAGGGATTTTTAGTTATTCCTATATTTATGATTATTCAACCATCTTTTTGAGTAATATTCCATTTAGTAATTCCCCCAAGCTAGGAATAGAATGGTTATATATATTGATGAATAAGGTAGTTCTTGACCTGGGGCTTCCTTTTTATGTAGTTACCCTATTAGTCGCCATTATCTCACTCACATTAGTATACAAATTTTTAATTAAAAATTCGGATTATCCTACTCTTTTACTTTTATTAGGGTTTATTCCTGGAATGTTGATATCTACAGGAGGACAGATGAGGCAATCGGTAGCCGGAGGAATTATGTTTTATTCTTTTATTTTTATTAAAGAAAGGAAGCTGTTTAAATACTTTATTTGTGTGTTTCTTGCCGCGGGATTTCATACCTCGGCATGGGCAACCTTACCCTTATACTGGCTGGTTAGGATTCCCATGAACAAATTCTTAATATTCTTTTTAGTTTTAGGTTCCATGATATTATCTCCCTTTAGAATATATGAACAACTTGGTGTTTTTTTGAATTTTATTGCAGGAGGAAGCTCAATTTCAGATGGAGTTAATGGATATATGGATGAACAATATGCCAGGATTAATGGAGGTTTTGGTATCCCTGAGGTCTTAATGGCTCTTTATACATGTTTTATTTTATATTTTAATGATGAATTAGAAGAGAAAAGCCCCTATTATGAATATTACAGAAACGTTACCATAATAGGAATATGTGCGTTTTTCATTCTAAGGGAAAACCCCATCCTAAGCTCAAGATTGGTGGGTGTTTTTATGGGATTTGTCATGCTGCTTATGGGAAATGCACTTTCAGTGGTGTCTAAAATGGAAAGACGATTTATTTTTTCTGGACTTATTTTTATTATATTTTTTAACTTTTGCGTTTTTTCAGTTTTTAATGCTAAAAAGGCAAACTATTCTATTGATACCTATTATAATTTTATATTGCCTTAA